From the Candidatus Stygibacter australis genome, the window CATACATTGATCTGGGATGGATGTGATGCAAACCAGCAGCAATGCGCCAGCGGAATTTATCTCCTGAGATTGCAGAATGGCAAAAAGACACAGGCGGCTAAAATCCTGCTGATGAAATAGTAAACACTGTTTATTGGAGATATTAAAAGATAATGTTAGATTAGAAATAATCAGGCACGCTCGACGTGAATTTCTGGAAAAAGGATTCCGCAAGACGAGTTTACGAACAATTGCCGGCAAAGCAGGTATGACCACCGGCAATATTTAACGCAATTGGAATGTACTAATTGTAATGAAACCAGTAATTTTTTTGTGTATTTAATACTTTACGGGTTTTAAAAATATAATTTGAAATAATCGGTCAGACTAGCTCTGAAGAACTTCATAGGATAGGTACCACATATGGAAACCCGAGGACATACATTCTACCTTTTTGTAACGTTTGTATTGCAGATAAATGAATTTATTTCAGGGCTTACTTAAAGATTTATCAAAGAAAGGTAAAATATTTAAATGGAAGAGAATATTCAATAGGTCTATATTGCAAATAATAATTGCAATTGCTACCTATATATGCGTTGCAGAAAGTGCCCTATAGCATTATTGATAATTATAGATTTAATTCTTTTAGTAACTTTATTACGAGAATTTATAGAACCATGGGAACCAAATAAGAATATCATAAGTTATCTGATAAAAAAGCATTCTTATTATCTATTGTGGGAGGAATAAAAAAACAAAGTAATCCTTATTGGAGATCAAAGTTAAGACTATTCTTTAAAAAAGGAACTAGGAGAAGAATTGATTGCTGGGGTTGTGTTATCTGAGAATGAAATATCAAAAGCAATTGAACTCAGACTCATAGCACATAATGATATTATAATATTAGGCAATAATTTATATGATAAAATAAATAGAGGATTTCTATCTGAATTATTACATTTTGAACCTGAGAAATTACGGGAAGATATTTATAATTATTCAAATACTAAACTTTATATAGTAAGAATGTATAATAAGGTCAATACAAATATCCCTACATTTATTTCTAATGATCCTTGGGAAAGATATAAACTAGGGTTAGATAATCAACCTAAAGAAAAGTTAGATATATTTGTATCTATATGTAAAGGACAAAGTAATTTTTTAGGTGACTTTATGTAAAAAACAATCTCAACCTTTCTTATGATCTTAAACAAATGAAGCAGGTTTTCTTATATGCGATTTTGTGATGATAGCAGAGAACTTTGCGAAAGTTGTTTTAT encodes:
- a CDS encoding TetR family transcriptional regulator, translated to MEILKDNVRLEIIRHARREFLEKGFRKTSLRTIAGKAGMTTGNI